Proteins encoded within one genomic window of Candidatus Methylacidiphilales bacterium:
- the pyrR gene encoding bifunctional pyr operon transcriptional regulator/uracil phosphoribosyltransferase PyrR: MSKTRNIWEAADMARSLNRLAHEVLERNPPERPIALVGIQTRGVPLAARLTALIRQFDPARVLPEPGRLDISFHRDDLAAPVPKETDIRFDLNGLTVILVDDVLYTGRTIRAALNALTDLGRPRAIQLAVLVDRGHRELPIRADYVGKNLPTTRGQEVIVRVKEVDGSDEVVLQEGREREAS; encoded by the coding sequence ATGAGCAAGACCCGGAATATCTGGGAGGCGGCCGACATGGCGCGCTCCCTGAACCGCCTCGCGCACGAGGTGTTGGAGCGCAATCCCCCCGAGCGTCCGATCGCCCTGGTGGGCATCCAGACCCGGGGCGTCCCTCTGGCCGCGCGCCTCACCGCCCTCATCCGGCAGTTTGACCCCGCGCGGGTTCTGCCCGAACCGGGTCGGTTGGACATCTCCTTCCACCGCGATGATCTGGCCGCGCCCGTTCCGAAAGAAACCGACATTCGGTTCGATCTCAACGGGCTGACGGTGATCCTGGTCGATGACGTTCTTTACACAGGGCGGACCATCCGGGCGGCCCTCAACGCTCTGACCGACCTGGGCCGTCCACGGGCCATCCAATTGGCTGTGTTGGTGGACCGCGGGCACCGCGAGCTTCCCATCCGCGCCGATTACGTGGGCAAGAACCTGCCGACCACACGCGGGCAAGAGGTCATCGTGCGGGTCAAGGAAGTGGATGGAAGCGACGAAGTGGTGCTCCAGGAAGGCCGGGAAAGGGAGGCTTCATGA